The Micromonospora sp. WMMD961 genome has a segment encoding these proteins:
- a CDS encoding SDR family NAD(P)-dependent oxidoreductase, translating to MPETTRTALVTGATTGIGREVARRLAADGWRVLLHGRTAADASDALDGLAQDGTDPGRVETVSADFADLATVRDLAGVVSPIPGGLDLLVNNAALVGVARRAETVDGNEMSWQVNYVAHYLLTRLLMPALTRRPGARVVNLSSSLHRMGNLDWADLNRAARYAAVPAYAQSKLGMTMLATGLARHADADLTAVSVHPGVVRTRLMSTYSRSGAPVADGAEAVLHAVRMENPVNGGYYEGSLPAAPAPLAANPSAVQRLWRLTERSLDLEVLDRAA from the coding sequence ATGCCCGAGACCACCAGGACTGCCCTCGTCACCGGGGCCACCACCGGCATCGGCCGGGAGGTCGCCCGGCGTCTGGCCGCCGACGGCTGGCGAGTCCTGCTGCACGGCCGGACCGCTGCCGACGCGAGTGACGCCCTCGACGGCCTTGCCCAGGACGGGACCGACCCGGGACGGGTGGAGACGGTGTCCGCCGACTTCGCCGACCTGGCGACGGTCCGTGACCTGGCCGGCGTCGTCTCACCCATCCCCGGCGGACTGGATCTGCTGGTCAACAACGCCGCCCTGGTGGGCGTGGCCCGGCGTGCCGAGACCGTCGACGGCAACGAGATGTCCTGGCAGGTCAACTATGTTGCGCACTACCTGCTGACCCGACTGCTGATGCCGGCTCTCACCCGTCGCCCCGGTGCCCGGGTGGTGAACCTGTCGTCGAGCCTGCACCGCATGGGCAACCTCGACTGGGCCGACCTCAATCGCGCCGCCCGATACGCGGCGGTGCCCGCCTACGCGCAGAGCAAGCTCGGTATGACGATGCTCGCCACGGGGCTGGCCCGGCACGCCGATGCGGACCTGACAGCGGTCAGTGTCCACCCCGGAGTGGTTCGCACCCGGCTGATGTCGACGTACAGCCGCAGCGGCGCCCCCGTGGCCGACGGGGCCGAGGCGGTGCTGCACGCGGTGCGCATGGAAAATCCGGTCAACGGCGGCTATTACGAGGGCAGCCTGCCCGCCGCGCCGGCGCCGCTCGCCGCCAACCCGTCCGCGGTGCAGCGGCTGTGGCGGCTGACCGAACGGTCGCTCGACCTGGAGGTGCTCGATCGTGCGGCGTGA
- a CDS encoding YbaB/EbfC family nucleoid-associated protein yields the protein MYDDTVAGTVTVTDPRRYVEVTMRSDGSLSALRIDPHAMYDLTAPELADACLAAIERADSMRSHPGRTGRI from the coding sequence ATGTACGACGACACCGTCGCCGGCACTGTCACTGTCACTGACCCCCGCAGATACGTCGAGGTCACCATGCGCAGCGACGGGAGCCTGAGCGCACTACGGATCGACCCCCACGCCATGTACGACCTGACCGCCCCGGAATTGGCCGACGCGTGCCTCGCCGCAATCGAGCGGGCTGACTCCATGCGCTCGCATCCGGGCCGCACCGGCCGGATCTGA
- a CDS encoding DUF389 domain-containing protein — translation MLHLRVIVPVELSDMVVDLLSGDPAVTHVVVLPAAAKIPPGDVVLCDVVREGADRVLVALRKLGVDRSGAIAVENVDAVLSTAAERADLAAPGLGTDAVVWDEVARKTGEETRLSATYLLLITLATAIAGIGVLLDQPILIVGAMVVGPEFGPLAALSVALVRWRIAIIRQSAAALVTGFLVAMTATVLSTWALTAAGLVNRQTLLVERPMTDFIWRPDALSWVVGFLAGIAGILSVTSNKSGSLVGVLISVTTVPAAANVAVALAYDVPNEAAGSALQLLINLAAIVLAGVLTLSIQRVWWARAAARRGTPPADGLTSG, via the coding sequence GTGCTGCATCTGAGGGTGATCGTTCCGGTCGAACTGAGTGACATGGTGGTCGACCTGTTGTCGGGTGATCCCGCGGTCACGCACGTCGTCGTGCTTCCCGCGGCGGCGAAGATCCCGCCCGGTGACGTGGTGCTGTGTGACGTCGTACGGGAGGGCGCCGACCGGGTCCTGGTCGCGCTGCGAAAGCTGGGCGTCGACCGCAGCGGTGCGATAGCCGTCGAGAACGTCGACGCGGTGCTCTCCACCGCGGCCGAGCGCGCGGACCTCGCCGCCCCCGGCCTGGGCACCGACGCGGTGGTGTGGGACGAGGTCGCCCGCAAGACCGGCGAGGAGACCCGCCTGTCCGCCACCTACCTGCTCCTGATCACGCTGGCCACCGCCATCGCCGGGATCGGTGTGCTGCTGGACCAGCCGATCCTGATCGTCGGTGCCATGGTCGTCGGCCCGGAGTTCGGTCCACTCGCCGCGCTCAGCGTAGCGCTGGTCCGGTGGCGGATCGCGATCATCCGACAGTCCGCTGCGGCGCTGGTGACCGGCTTCCTGGTCGCGATGACGGCGACGGTGCTGAGCACCTGGGCGCTGACCGCCGCCGGACTGGTGAATCGGCAGACGCTGCTGGTCGAGCGCCCGATGACCGACTTCATCTGGCGGCCCGACGCGCTGTCGTGGGTGGTGGGTTTCCTGGCGGGGATCGCCGGGATTTTGTCGGTGACCTCGAACAAGTCCGGCTCGCTGGTCGGCGTCCTGATCTCGGTGACGACTGTTCCGGCCGCGGCGAACGTAGCCGTCGCGTTGGCCTACGATGTGCCGAACGAGGCGGCCGGTTCGGCTCTCCAACTGTTGATCAACCTAGCCGCGATCGTGCTCGCCGGTGTGCTGACCCTCAGCATTCAGCGGGTGTGGTGGGCGCGCGCCGCCGCACGGCGCGGCACCCCACCCGCAGACGGGCTCACGTCGGGTTGA
- a CDS encoding transposase, whose protein sequence is MGWAIEGCQGIGRHVANRLLVDGEQVLDVPPKLSARARVFATGQGRKTDATDAHSIALVGTRMAGLRPVVNDEQLALLRILVDRCRSLGEDHTRMVSQLHQLLLELIPGGAKKSLSAAQAKALLATVRPRDTVGKTRRRVAAELVWPDQQDRFPWENGYSLEAQAQPLIAQM, encoded by the coding sequence ATCGGGTGGGCGATCGAGGGCTGCCAGGGCATCGGCCGACACGTCGCCAACCGGCTCCTCGTCGACGGCGAACAGGTCCTCGACGTCCCACCGAAGCTGTCCGCCAGGGCGCGGGTGTTCGCGACCGGTCAGGGCCGCAAGACTGATGCCACCGACGCCCACTCCATCGCGCTGGTCGGCACCCGCATGGCCGGGCTGCGCCCAGTGGTCAACGATGAGCAGCTGGCACTGCTGCGGATCCTTGTCGACCGGTGCCGCTCACTTGGTGAGGATCACACCCGGATGGTGTCCCAGCTGCACCAACTGCTGCTGGAACTGATCCCCGGTGGAGCGAAGAAGAGCCTGTCCGCCGCCCAGGCCAAGGCACTGCTGGCCACGGTCCGACCCCGTGACACGGTCGGCAAGACGCGGCGCCGGGTCGCCGCGGAGCTCGTCTGGCCCGACCAGCAGGACCGGTTCCCCTGGGAGAACGGGTACAGCCTCGAAGCGCAGGCACAGCCACTGATCGCCCAGATGTAG
- a CDS encoding DUF6308 family protein: MREALAVPGVDGLVAAYFSPDGPFAGTSFDLVGENPPGVLTLDDLLATMLLNISWRPLAIRALIADDNGSSAWLAQVTIWLSGEADLDTVRLADDRIVNKHYELTGHDDLEVTLDEFIGLLIGARIPGAAFVAQWPATTA; this comes from the coding sequence ATCCGTGAAGCGCTCGCCGTTCCCGGCGTCGACGGGCTCGTCGCCGCCTACTTCAGCCCCGACGGGCCGTTCGCCGGTACGTCATTCGACTTGGTCGGCGAGAATCCCCCTGGTGTGCTGACCCTCGACGACCTGCTCGCAACCATGTTGCTGAACATCTCCTGGCGCCCGCTCGCCATCCGGGCACTCATCGCTGACGACAACGGGTCTTCGGCGTGGCTCGCTCAGGTCACGATCTGGCTCAGCGGCGAGGCGGACTTGGACACGGTCCGCCTGGCTGACGACAGGATCGTCAACAAGCACTACGAACTTACCGGCCACGACGATCTCGAAGTAACGCTCGACGAGTTCATCGGTCTGCTCATCGGCGCCAGGATTCCCGGCGCAGCATTCGTCGCCCAGTGGC
- a CDS encoding MerR family transcriptional regulator: MLTISQLAAYAGVTVRAVRHYHQIGLLREPERDASGYRRYGASAVVSLIKIRTLADAGVPLSKISQLLDADAAAFSEAVQRIDQRLCEDIERLEASRRQIAQLSAGDSLSLPSEVVGYLDRLRAIGVSERLVEAERDGWILVAARWPDQLVEWMPAKLAQLDDPQVVRLYLVLSEIFDSDPGEEALLEEAADIMAALAEQAYRSGDIPADEDMQGDLPDLLDALAVETDPRAERLRDLMRARGWSGWTRMERLTEPSG; the protein is encoded by the coding sequence ATGCTGACGATCAGTCAACTGGCCGCGTACGCGGGCGTCACGGTGCGAGCCGTGCGGCACTATCACCAGATCGGGCTTCTACGCGAGCCGGAGCGCGACGCGTCGGGCTACCGCCGCTACGGTGCCTCGGCGGTCGTGTCCCTGATCAAGATCCGCACTCTCGCCGACGCTGGCGTGCCGCTGTCGAAGATCAGCCAGTTGCTCGACGCCGATGCGGCGGCCTTCTCCGAGGCGGTGCAGCGGATCGACCAGCGCCTGTGCGAGGACATCGAGCGGCTGGAGGCCAGTCGCCGGCAGATCGCGCAGCTCAGCGCCGGGGACAGTCTGTCGCTGCCCTCGGAGGTGGTCGGGTACCTCGATCGGCTTCGGGCCATCGGGGTGTCGGAGCGGCTGGTGGAGGCCGAACGGGACGGGTGGATCCTGGTCGCGGCGCGCTGGCCCGATCAGCTCGTCGAGTGGATGCCCGCGAAACTCGCGCAACTTGACGATCCGCAGGTCGTGCGGCTTTACCTGGTCCTGTCGGAGATCTTCGACAGTGACCCGGGCGAGGAGGCGTTGTTGGAGGAGGCTGCCGACATCATGGCCGCACTGGCCGAGCAGGCGTACCGCTCCGGTGACATTCCCGCCGACGAGGACATGCAGGGCGACCTGCCGGACTTGCTCGACGCGCTCGCTGTCGAGACCGATCCACGGGCGGAGCGACTGCGGGACCTGATGCGCGCCCGCGGCTGGTCCGGGTGGACCCGGATGGAGCGGCTGACTGAGCCATCCGGCTGA
- a CDS encoding ABC transporter permease: MNKHFFGDTVVLLGRSLRHIARSPDTIITTAIMPIAFMLLFVYVFGGAIETGTDSYVNYLLPGIMVITIASGISYTAFRLFQDMQGGIFERFQSMPIARSSVLWAHVLTSLVANLISLVVVIGVALIMGFRAGVGVLGWLAVAGILLLLTLALTWVAVIPGLTAKTVDGAGAFSYPLIFLPFVSSAFVPTESMPGPVRAFAEHQPVTSIVNAIRDLFARQPVGTDIWIALAWCVGILVLAYLFANVTYRRRIS; the protein is encoded by the coding sequence ATGAACAAGCACTTTTTCGGCGACACCGTCGTTCTCCTGGGACGCTCGCTGCGCCACATCGCCCGCAGCCCGGACACCATCATCACCACCGCGATCATGCCGATCGCCTTCATGCTGCTCTTCGTCTACGTCTTCGGGGGCGCGATCGAGACCGGCACCGACTCGTACGTGAACTACCTGCTGCCCGGAATTATGGTCATCACGATCGCCTCAGGCATCTCCTATACCGCGTTCCGGCTCTTCCAGGACATGCAGGGCGGCATCTTCGAACGGTTCCAGTCCATGCCGATCGCCCGTTCGTCCGTGCTGTGGGCGCACGTCCTGACCTCACTGGTCGCCAACCTGATCTCGCTCGTCGTCGTCATCGGCGTCGCCCTGATCATGGGCTTTCGCGCGGGGGTGGGCGTGCTGGGGTGGTTGGCGGTCGCCGGCATTCTGCTTCTGCTCACCCTGGCGCTGACCTGGGTCGCCGTGATCCCCGGGCTCACCGCGAAGACGGTGGACGGAGCGGGCGCGTTCTCGTACCCGCTGATCTTCCTGCCGTTCGTCAGCTCGGCCTTCGTGCCCACCGAGTCCATGCCCGGCCCGGTGCGTGCCTTCGCCGAACACCAGCCGGTGACCTCCATCGTCAACGCGATCCGGGACCTGTTCGCGCGACAGCCGGTCGGCACCGACATCTGGATCGCCCTCGCCTGGTGCGTCGGCATCCTCGTCCTCGCGTATCTGTTCGCCAACGTCACCTACCGTCGCAGGATCTCGTGA
- a CDS encoding ATP-binding cassette domain-containing protein, whose product MSTPVPTSGIEQSAIHVHGLEKAFGQVTVLRGVGLDVARGSIFALLGSNGAGKTTVVKILSTLLRADAGTARVNGFDVAAQAAEVRESISLTGQFAAVDEILTGRENLVLVAKLRHRKSPGAIADDLLRRFSLTEAGSRRVATYSGGMRRRLDIAMSLIGNPPVIFLDEPTTGLDPEARIEVWRAVKDLAEDGTTVLLTTQYLDEAEHLADRIAILHEGRIIVNGTLDELKQLLPPATIEYVEKQPSLEDVFLTLVGAKKDKEQR is encoded by the coding sequence ATGAGCACTCCGGTACCAACCAGCGGCATCGAGCAATCCGCGATACACGTTCACGGCCTGGAAAAGGCTTTCGGGCAGGTGACGGTGCTGCGCGGCGTGGGCTTAGACGTGGCGCGGGGCAGCATCTTCGCCCTGCTCGGCTCCAACGGGGCGGGCAAGACCACGGTGGTGAAGATCCTGTCCACGCTACTCAGGGCGGACGCCGGGACCGCCCGGGTCAACGGCTTCGACGTCGCGGCGCAGGCTGCCGAGGTGCGCGAGTCGATCAGTCTCACCGGGCAGTTCGCGGCGGTCGACGAGATCCTCACCGGACGCGAGAACCTCGTCCTGGTCGCCAAGCTCAGGCACCGCAAGAGCCCGGGCGCCATCGCGGACGACCTACTGCGCCGCTTCTCGTTGACCGAGGCGGGCAGCCGGCGGGTGGCGACGTACTCCGGTGGCATGCGCCGCCGTTTGGACATCGCGATGAGTCTCATCGGCAACCCACCGGTGATCTTCCTCGACGAGCCGACAACCGGGCTGGACCCGGAGGCACGCATCGAGGTGTGGCGGGCCGTCAAGGACTTGGCCGAGGACGGTACGACCGTACTACTCACCACCCAGTACCTCGACGAGGCGGAGCACCTCGCCGACCGGATCGCGATCCTGCACGAGGGCCGCATCATCGTGAACGGCACCCTCGACGAACTCAAGCAACTCCTCCCACCCGCGACGATCGAGTACGTCGAGAAGCAGCCGAGCCTGGAGGACGTCTTCCTCACCCTCGTAGGTGCAAAGAAGGACAAGGAACAGCGATGA
- a CDS encoding sigma-70 family RNA polymerase sigma factor, giving the protein MINRKTFRGGKWIGALMRKPRVERERTDFADFYQRSRDNCLRAVLAGTGDRALAEDLVAEAFARAWASWPKLSQHPAPAAWVVRTALNIRVSWWRRRRREVALDGHERPSLIEDDLDTDDALLAAVRRLPRRQREVVVLRIWLDLDTRSVAAVLGISAQTVAVHLSRATATLRAQLAPAAREEIRS; this is encoded by the coding sequence ATGATCAACAGAAAAACCTTCCGTGGGGGTAAATGGATTGGGGCGCTGATGCGTAAACCCCGTGTGGAACGAGAACGGACGGACTTCGCAGACTTCTATCAGCGGTCCCGAGACAACTGCCTGCGCGCCGTACTAGCTGGTACGGGCGATCGCGCGCTGGCCGAGGATCTGGTCGCTGAGGCGTTCGCGCGAGCCTGGGCCTCCTGGCCGAAGCTGAGCCAGCATCCGGCACCGGCGGCGTGGGTGGTGCGCACCGCCCTCAACATCCGGGTGTCCTGGTGGCGGCGACGCCGGCGGGAGGTGGCCCTCGACGGCCACGAGCGACCGTCTCTCATCGAGGACGATCTCGACACGGATGACGCCCTGCTGGCGGCCGTTCGCCGGTTGCCGCGGCGGCAGCGTGAGGTGGTCGTGTTACGTATCTGGCTCGACCTGGACACCAGGTCCGTGGCTGCGGTGTTGGGCATCTCCGCCCAAACCGTAGCCGTCCATCTGTCCCGTGCCACCGCAACCCTGCGGGCGCAGCTCGCGCCCGCAGCCCGTGAGGAGATTCGATCATGA